The segment TATCCAACAGAGatcactgctccagacctgcctaaaACGCCTCGATCGAAGTCCAGACATAAATTCTGCAAGCATCTAGGTCACAATTTGACTAACATAAATGCACTACGTGTCTTTGTTAGAAccattttttaaactgtattttatgttcACTTCAGGACATCAAGTTGTTACAGTGAAGAAGACAAGTTAAACCATTCTAACATTGGATCTGAAAGGTAAgggttttacaaaataaaaaattaccgctgtgaaacgttctgctcaagtTGTGCTTGCAAAGTTGGTTCCGATTGATCTGTTTGATCATCCGaattttctgaatctgactcgGGCTCGAACTGATACGGTAAAATCGACGACATTATTAATTGTGTTTataattgctttagaagccttggaagctgaagcttgtgATTATGGTAAGGGATGTTACGTGCTTCCGACACACGCTTGAGGTTTTGGCCAATCGGAGCACTCTgggtactgcaataatgtactgtatgtaaaaaaaaaaaaaaaaaaaaaaaaaaagtgtttttttgcaCTTTCAGGCTTGTTAATCTATTCTAtaacacccaataaacaaaataatgaacttttaaaatagcatcatatgacccctttaagtgTTATATACTGATATATGggtttagaaaaaaacaaaagggcaTAATTATCTTGTACTTGTATATCTTCCACCTTGGAAGGTGATTATAGTGTACCTCTAactaatttaatatttaagtaATTTACGTTCCATAATTGAACCTTAATTCCACTGTTGTTACCTTGTCTGCACCTTAGGGAAGAAAATTTTTTCTTGTATCTTTTTTAAGGACTATGTAGGATGACCGTATCCTAACTATTATAAGCCCAAATGTGAAACTGTTCTCTAATCCGTTTACTTTTggtaaattaatttttttaattcaatgttAAACATGACCAACCCAAAATCTCAGTGTTTTCCTCAGCCTTTCCAAACAACGTCAGAAAGAGTTCAGAGATGTGGCTGATAATTATGAAGGGTGGAGCAAGAGCGGGTCGGCTATGGTACTCCACAATCAGATTATACCGCTGAAATTTCCAGAAGATATCTGTGTTCCCCTGTACCAGCTGGAATGTATAGCTGTGAGAGGGGCACAAGCAGAAATGTGAAAGCTGATGCAGCCTGACAATACATTACACTATGTcctgcattttaaatgaaactcACTGAATGTCATCATTGTTTAGTGGTAGTACATTACTTATTACTTATGAAAGAGAATCAAATCTAAGTAATTGTATTTAGAACCCACTCTAACCTGAACATTGCAATAAGCAGATTTAGCAGAAGAACGTTAGTGACAAGTAAATAGATAACCAGCAGCAGGATGACCAGCCAGTTAGCATAGATGTTCGGGCAGGGGGGCAGAGTGCCGTCTATGATCAGATGCAGATCCATGGTACAGTTATCATGGGGCATTTTAGCCGCTGTGGATAGAAGTGCAGCAAATAGTATATGATTAACCTGCTCTGTCTCCATCTTGTGGCAGTCCCTCAACTAATAATACATTAAGTCTTCATTTAAAATACTTTCTGGCATGTTATATTGGTTTGTCTGTGCTAAAAGAGATAGATAAAATGGTTAAAGGAGATTAGAAATGCATTAAATGCACTATGTGACATAGGCTATGTGTAAGCTGCATCAATAAAAAAAGCTCACCATCTATCTCCTCGAGGGGAATCTGGCCGAATATGTGCAGGTATGGTCTGTAGAGCACTCTGCGGAACACCCAGTCCAGTCGGGGGTCATTTGGGTGGAGCAGAGCCTGAGTCGCTACTCCATATGCAATTAGCCACACACTCAGgaagaacaggaagaagaaTACGTCCTTCATctgaaaacaatacaaacatgtCCTGAATCAGTAAACAGTCCATACCAACTACATTACTACTATcagtaagaagaagaaaaagaacctTATTAATTTAGGACATTTCAAACTTTTACAATGTAGCTGAAAGCGCTCCATCTGTTTGCTGTTAGTGTttgcaaaaaatatttacatatatatatattctgtcatatcacaacaaaccagtgactacatttcccatcctgcactgcggcctacaaacatggctgccatggattgcaattcccagaacactcactcattctaatcacgcacctgcatccaatttcaCACACTTactccacagtataaagagactgttttctaacaatgtctttgcgaagtattagtGTTACCACTGTACCAAGCaattgtaccctgttcctcgttttgtttcatggttaATGATCTTATTCTCATATCTCGTTCTCCATTCTAGCTTTGCCCAGTTTGACatcgctattgtctcatgtttgtctgcctgtctcactctcattaACCTCTTATCTGCATTATCcgtcctatatatatatatatatatatatatatatatatatatatatatatatatatatatagatagatagatagatagatagatagatagacacacacataaaatatatatgtatattgaaTTACTTAAACACATTAGCTTACTAAGGTGAATGTGTGAAGTACAAAATAATTAGACAGaagacagagaaacaaaaaaaattgtaatataaataattaatgataaaaatatattatgattcaaattaaaaagtaaaaagatgGATGTCAAGCTCCTTCTAAAAAAATTGCTAATAGGTGGAACCCCCCAAATATTAAGTAGTAGTGTCCTCCAGATTTCATAAACATAATGGCAAAAAGCCTCTTTACACATTACACTAATGTCATCCCTGTGGGTttcaaataatatattataatgtgGTTACCATTCTCTCAACAATGATGATCTTGGGCCCAAGCTGCTTGTGGATGGCAAAGATGTGGATGAGCCTTAAAGTATAAACCATGAAGTCCAAAGCCAGGACGGTGCGTCCAGCCTCATATGTTCCTTCTGACATCCTATACATACCAAATGCATTATTGTTTGACAAAATGTTTAATTGAAAAGGGTTTgtaatacaaaatatatatatatattttacatgatTACAAAGGCATCCATTAGCCAATTAGAGCTTGAAGAATAATTGagattacaataaaaaaagttgTCAAATACAGGTTACATTTATTAAAGGGTGCTTTCATTCAAGTGTCTATAAAGCATCGTACCTGCATGACACCCCAATCACGAACAGAGAGATGGCTACCATGTCACACTTGTTCCAGTTATCCTCCACATAGAGCTTAAACTTCTTCAATATACTCATGTCTTCATCTGAGAAGAAACTCTGGGACACATGGCACATGGAATTCAATTTTACAAACTCAACTGTTGCAATAATTTGTTTTtagcattaaataaaaacatttttagctCAGTTCAGTACACAGACTGTTCAAGGTATTAACACATGACACAAATGTTTCCCTTGAAGAAGGAAACTTTcatatcatgttttatttatatgcatGTGACCCACTCAAGtttcataatattttttctcCACTTCTCAACCctccccctcttcctctctAACTGCTGATGACTTTGCCACCTTCTTTGAAGAGATTAACGAACTCTGCTACTCCATGTCTCAACACATCCTCACTTTTATCACTTCCACTGTAAATGGCTCATTTACATCCAGTCATTTAACAACTACCTTCAAGTCTGGGCTATACGCTTTTTAAATAATCCAGGCTAGATAGCAACTCATGACTGGTATCacttctctcctttctctcttgaATTCTTGCATGTGCTGTTTACAATCAGTTGACCTCCTGGACCATAACCATTCTGGCTACAAAATGGCACACTTCACAGAAACTGCCTTTGTGGCCGTTACTTGGAAGCTTCATGTGGCTAGATCAGCCAAATTATTATCCAAACTGTTCCTTCTTGACCTCTCAGCAATCACCAACATGGTCAACCACAAGACTGTCCATCCTTACAGGACTTGGAATACGTGACCCAGCATGGCGATGGTTTGCTGGATGACCAGTTATATCTGATAAGGTGGAGTCCCACGTGGCTCAACACCTGGTCCTCTTTCCACCCTTGGACCCTAGTGTTTCTGTTCATATATCTGGCAGACAAGTATGGTGGACATCTCATCAAGGATGTTACGTGATTGGACGATAATTGAACACATGTGTCGGTCACATTTTTTTTAGcacatttattggataatttaacacgttgaaaaaaagtgtgtaggatattaacGCATCCTTTCTGAGTGTGCACCATCTACCTGAAGTCACTGATTAAAACCTGTACCACATTTCATTTGAGCCACAAGCACAGCTTGGACTGATCTGCTATCCCTCAAGACATGAGGAAAATGTGCATCAACACTCTTTGTATTGGCACCAAGGTGGTTGAATGAGTCACTAAACGCTTAAGCAAGCATTaaatctgtacacacacaacatttacaacatttactATTCCCATAGCTGTACTAACTCTCATTCAAACTTGTCTCTATCAGGGTTTTAGCTTGATGGCATTACTAGATCATGGCCTGTGTTCTAgcatgagaatgtgtgtgtagaatCTACAACACACATCTGTAAGTCATTCTCGAAACTTCTGGTAGACTTATTTGGTAAATGAAAGTGAAACTGCATCATATGAATGCATATCATAGAGTTGAGATCATTGCACATTTGCATGGCATGTGGAATTCTTGATGAGGGTAAAAATGCAGTTGTTTCTGTGTCACAGATGCAAACTGCAGACTGTGcacaaagtaaatattttagactaAATTCCAAGCTTTACTTTAATGTTCACACTTCATTGAAGTAGGTGTCGTAGACTTGCTAAGCCTTTAAAAATGCTAATCTTGAGAAAGTTCTTGAAATTAAAACAGGTATTGAAacaactgtaataaaataatcagtatCAAAGTAAGAGGATCTATACAAAACAGCTCAGTTTTCATTGCATCTACATTGGCATACCTATTAAATAAGCATCCAAATAGTCAAGGAATCAAGGACTGCCCCCTGTCCAGAAGTGCCAGTTAATAAGCAAGAGCGTATATAACAGGCCTTGGAGGATTTTGAGTGTGCAAAGTTCCTGTTCCACCAAAGCATGATTCAAGTGGTATTTGAAAGTTTTTGGGAGCTTTATTCAAAGGGTTATGCACACACATCCATTGGTGCCTCTTGAAAGCAAATATTTGAGCCAAAATCATAAAGGCAGTTAGTCTACACCATTCCCACCTGGTGTGAGGTTAGTGCCTCATTGGCTAACAGACACACTTCCTGATACATTGTATTACCGTGACTGGGAAGGGACGAGCTGTGGGGTAACCAGATGAGGTGTCCCCTCCCTTATGTAAAGTCCCTTGCTGATTTCCCTCTGGAGCAGTCACAGAACAATAATTTGAAGAACACTTTCAACCAGGTCATTTAATTGATGGATGAAATGTTCATCAAAGCTGCAAGATTATTTGCTTTGAGAAAATGCTTGTTACTGTGACTACCATTGCAAAGGCACAAAGCAAGCTCAATTTAAAAAGCTAATGTGCTGATCTTATCCTGGATCTGATGTGTGCAATTCTAATTATAGTTACAAATATGAAAGACAAGCTTTAAAATGGGACTGACTCCCATTTCATATTCACACCTGTCTGAGCTCCTCCAGTACTAGTGTAAAGACCCAGAAGTAGAGAATGATCTCAGCTGGAGAAGGGCCTTTTGGAGGTGGAGGCTGGAAGTCCAGCAGCAGCACGTAGGTGAAGAGCACTAAGAAAGCGAAGTACATGATGACATTGCCTAGGAATACAGTGACAGGGGCGCTCCAGAAGCGCTTCCAACGTCGCAGAATGAACTGGCTCCAGGCTGCACCGCAGCTTTGAGCTGAAGAATCACCGGCAGCCTCCACatcacttaaacacacacacacatagaagaCAGATAAGAAACAATTTCTCTATAAAGGTATTAtaagacaatttggaaatctttttaaaaatcccatgtCTTTCTAAAGTTCCTTTAATGAAAGGACTAACGCTGGGTCGTCATCAGTCAGTAGCAGGGCTTTCTCTGTCTCCAAACTATCCAGCTCTGCAAACTGCTCTCCTCCAACTCGATTCTCTAACTCCTCATCActgaaaaacatacacacactcaatgCTGATGAATGCTGATCTAATCAAGCCATTGTCAGTGATGATAATTTGTGCTCTACCTACAAGATATGGAATGACATTGTTTCTAAGGGGTTTCTACCTGAATTTAATCAGATTGGTCCATATTAGAGGTGGAAAGAAGAAAGACACAACCAGTTTAGAGATGGCTGTATCTGTTTTCATGGCTCCCCACCAGATTTTAGTCAGCAATGCCTAGTGAAGAACACAATGAGTGATAAAGCAGCATCAGCACAATCCCAGGACccttgtttatattatatataaatctcacaaacccatatgttattcacaatagaacatagaaaacatatcacgGGGCATAGAAaacggggcagtggtggctcagtgattaaAGGTTCTGGgctctgatcagaaggtcaggagttcaagccctagccaagctaccactgttgggcccttaagcaaggtcCTTAACTCTCAATTGTtcaattgtataaatgagatacatgtaaatcgctctggataaaggcatctgccaaaatgccataaatgtaaaatatcaaatgtttaaactgaggaaatgtaccattttaagaagaaaaaaaaaaggtaattttgaatttgttggCTGCAACATGtcacaaaaaagttgggacaggagcaacaaaaggctggaacagtaagtgttactagaaaaaacagctggaggaacattttgtaactaattaggttaattggaaacaggtcagtaacatgactgggtataaaaataGTATCTTTTTGCACTTTTAATTAGGTAAATTCAGCAgaacttttttctttcactgtatGGTGAGCTAGTGAGCACAAGTCTGTAAATTGTGCATCAGAAACAGGTGGAATGGGAGCTGTTACCTGGACTCCATCATGGGCAAAAAAGGCCTTTGCATCTGCCTCTGTGGCCAGGTTCAGCACAGTGGTTTGGTTCCAGCAGCTAGTTTTTCTCACCAGCAGAGCATATGCCCGGTCCTCACTGTTAGAGTAGCACTCGCTAAACAAATCTGCAGCCggcataaacaataaaataatttttaaaaaccaacatttttttaacaataaagtACAATGCACTTAACATGTCCACAGAATAATGTATGCAATTAGTCATTAGTCATTAGTCAACAATGTAGGCAGATGGTAAGAATGACAGATTATTGGATGTTCAAGAATCTGTTGATGTGTACTTAATTTGGGCAATTTTTGTGCTAATATTTGTAGCGCAAATCTCACCCAATGCAAACTGCTCATATTTGGCTTCCTTCATGCTCCGAGCATTCTCGGCCTCTGACTCCAAATGAGCcatctcctttaggattttacAGCCAGCAAGAGCTGCAGCTACTGCCTCAGGTCCCTGTGACACACATAGACACAATGCTCAAAAATAGATGTATAATCAAGGTATGGGAAAGACAATATGGGTGCATGATACTAAACTCCTCAGAGACTGATATTAATATAATTCCAGCTCAGTGGAAAGGCTGCACTGCAACATTGCTGTAATTGCAATCATAAAGCTTTTAGCAACCACCTACAAACCAATTTGCTTGTGATAAACCACTTCCAGATAAAATGGTCTTTCTAAGGATAAAGCGATAGAGATGTAAATAGAGTTGGTTTATGAAAATCAGCCAGTCACTCCAAAGGGCTGTGTGACCTCACCAAGGCCCAGAAGTAGTTGGCCATATTTTGTCTGTTCTGCAGGACAGCCCAGAGGAAGAGATCCCTCAAGGGATGCTCACAATGCTGCTCCAGGTCGATGAGGTCTTTCTGGTTGTGGAAGAGCCGACCCTTGCCTACCCTCTCCTGGTGGTGATGCAAATAAAACCAAAGCATTATAACTCTGAGGGGACATTAAAAGGAGACTTGCAATGAAAAACCTACAATCGTTTATCAAGCACCTGAAAGAGCTCTGTTGGTTTCTCTTTCTGAAGGGACACGTAAAGGTTCTATGATAAATACTGCCACAAAAGGTTTCGCTTCCAGAGAAAGTCATAAATAGTACTTTAAGTGGATAACAACCATACGGTATacttgaataataatttttttctagAAGTGTATACACTCTTAGGGAAATTGGTTCTATCAAGTACTGAAGAAGCTAAATAGTTTGTCCTTCTGGGGAAACTTTCTTGGGGAATGTTTAATGTAGAATCATTTTCCCTTTTAGAACGATAGAGCCATTAgccgtccaaaaaaaaaaacccttgcaGAACCCTTCTAAATGAGTACACTGAGATGGAGCATTTAGACCAAAACcccaaagtcattaaaaaaaaaccttttgcaGAATATGGTTATCATTGTACATCTTGTATCATATTATATGAGGACATAATGTGGAAAGTAAATCTACTATGCCTATGTAAGAACTACaaactacttcctgtttcaaaacatttctttatattcttaaatgtttgtatttatgcAGCTACATATACAGAAATGCTCTCTTACCACTGGAAGTTTCTGGTAAAAGCCCCTGCAGGAGTCATGCAGAAAATCCTTCAGGACCTTAGAGACTTCAAGCAGAGTGAAGCGAGGCCGTCTATCCCCCATCTCCATGTGAGCAGGTCCAGCCGATCGAGCTGATAGCAGCACCTGTTTCTCATTGTGTTTCTTCAGGAGGAGGTTATACAGGAGGCTCTTCTCACGCACAGTGCAGTAGAGCTCCTGGAGACGGCTGTAAGTCATAAACTCGGCCAGGTTCACCCCATTGTCCACAAACAGGCGAACAAAATCCGGCTTGTCATTGACCAAGGCATCCATCATGACCTCTTCAAGATCATCTGcctatgagaaaaatattataaatatggtGAATAAAACTTCCATCCCTGAAAATGAGTTGAAAATTGATCCATTGATAACAAACAGATAACTACATAAATAGATACAATACATTCACTACAAATTCCTTTACAGTGATTTATAGTGACATTGATATAAAATCATGAGTGTCTCACAGTCCATTCTACATCTCCATTGAAAATCTCGCTCTTTGCAATATCTACTCTGTTCCAGGCCACAGCCAGTTTCAGCTCATCCAGGAAGTCCTGTGCCTCCTGACTCTGACTTTTATTGGCTGAGGGAAAAGTGAACAGAAGACAAAAACTTAGTTAAACAAGGCAAAATGACTCAAATCTGTGTTGCATTATAAAAGTGATGAATAACaattaaaattgcattaaatattattaagG is part of the Ictalurus punctatus breed USDA103 chromosome 27, Coco_2.0, whole genome shotgun sequence genome and harbors:
- the trpm5 gene encoding transient receptor potential cation channel subfamily M member 5 isoform X1, whose translation is MSKLQDTPMVLIQPGKKCANCGESVLEQDEEGNVLSCQCYSEDVETKEGSSHKAKEKRNKTHWTAGRLGDIEFTGTNKTRGKFARVSSDTEPELIYQLLTEQWGLAPPHLVVGLVGGDEQAQMKPWLRDTVRKGLVKAAQSTGAWILTSGLRFGITKHLGQAVRDHSLASTSTKVRVVAIGIAPWTKIHNRELLLSTKPDQPAPYPSEDLPHGTVYSLDCNHSHFILVEEDPKKPGATSDMRVKLLKHISLQRTGHGGPGSFEIPVLCLLVHGEPRILQRMYKTIQNSTPWLILAGSGGVADILVTLINQACWDADIVQELLIDTFPNGQSGAVTSWIKLILKIMDNLHLLMVHDPEQENSDLDTVILKALVKANKSQSQEAQDFLDELKLAVAWNRVDIAKSEIFNGDVEWTADDLEEVMMDALVNDKPDFVRLFVDNGVNLAEFMTYSRLQELYCTVREKSLLYNLLLKKHNEKQVLLSARSAGPAHMEMGDRRPRFTLLEVSKVLKDFLHDSCRGFYQKLPVERVGKGRLFHNQKDLIDLEQHCEHPLRDLFLWAVLQNRQNMANYFWALGPEAVAAALAGCKILKEMAHLESEAENARSMKEAKYEQFALDLFSECYSNSEDRAYALLVRKTSCWNQTTVLNLATEADAKAFFAHDGVQALLTKIWWGAMKTDTAISKLVVSFFFPPLIWTNLIKFSDEELENRVGGEQFAELDSLETEKALLLTDDDPADVEAAGDSSAQSCGAAWSQFILRRWKRFWSAPVTVFLGNVIMYFAFLVLFTYVLLLDFQPPPPKGPSPAEIILYFWVFTLVLEELRQSFFSDEDMSILKKFKLYVEDNWNKCDMVAISLFVIGVSCRMSEGTYEAGRTVLALDFMVYTLRLIHIFAIHKQLGPKIIIVERMMKDVFFFLFFLSVWLIAYGVATQALLHPNDPRLDWVFRRVLYRPYLHIFGQIPLEEIDAAKMPHDNCTMDLHLIIDGTLPPCPNIYANWLVILLLVIYLLVTNVLLLNLLIAMFSYTFQLVQGNTDIFWKFQRYNLIVEYHSRPALAPPFIIISHISELFLTLFGKAEENTEILEREMPPGLDQKLMTWESVQKENYLAKLEKRHLESSEERLKSTSSKVQSLLMSAARFKEQEKRLAFMEVEVKYCGEVLSWMAECFKRSTLKCDKDVPKSPRTKDSSKGAACSSKKDEKE
- the trpm5 gene encoding transient receptor potential cation channel subfamily M member 5 isoform X2; this translates as MKPWLRDTVRKGLVKAAQSTGAWILTSGLRFGITKHLGQAVRDHSLASTSTKVRVVAIGIAPWTKIHNRELLLSTKPDQPAPYPSEDLPHGTVYSLDCNHSHFILVEEDPKKPGATSDMRVKLLKHISLQRTGHGGPGSFEIPVLCLLVHGEPRILQRMYKTIQNSTPWLILAGSGGVADILVTLINQACWDADIVQELLIDTFPNGQSGAVTSWIKLILKIMDNLHLLMVHDPEQENSDLDTVILKALVKANKSQSQEAQDFLDELKLAVAWNRVDIAKSEIFNGDVEWTADDLEEVMMDALVNDKPDFVRLFVDNGVNLAEFMTYSRLQELYCTVREKSLLYNLLLKKHNEKQVLLSARSAGPAHMEMGDRRPRFTLLEVSKVLKDFLHDSCRGFYQKLPVERVGKGRLFHNQKDLIDLEQHCEHPLRDLFLWAVLQNRQNMANYFWALGPEAVAAALAGCKILKEMAHLESEAENARSMKEAKYEQFALDLFSECYSNSEDRAYALLVRKTSCWNQTTVLNLATEADAKAFFAHDGVQALLTKIWWGAMKTDTAISKLVVSFFFPPLIWTNLIKFSDEELENRVGGEQFAELDSLETEKALLLTDDDPADVEAAGDSSAQSCGAAWSQFILRRWKRFWSAPVTVFLGNVIMYFAFLVLFTYVLLLDFQPPPPKGPSPAEIILYFWVFTLVLEELRQSFFSDEDMSILKKFKLYVEDNWNKCDMVAISLFVIGVSCRMSEGTYEAGRTVLALDFMVYTLRLIHIFAIHKQLGPKIIIVERMMKDVFFFLFFLSVWLIAYGVATQALLHPNDPRLDWVFRRVLYRPYLHIFGQIPLEEIDAAKMPHDNCTMDLHLIIDGTLPPCPNIYANWLVILLLVIYLLVTNVLLLNLLIAMFSYTFQLVQGNTDIFWKFQRYNLIVEYHSRPALAPPFIIISHISELFLTLFGKAEENTEILEREMPPGLDQKLMTWESVQKENYLAKLEKRHLESSEERLKSTSSKVQSLLMSAARFKEQEKRLAFMEVEVKYCGEVLSWMAECFKRSTLKCDKDVPKSPRTKDSSKGAACSSKKDEKE